ACGCAGTGTCAGCTACAAACACCTGATCAAACTGGAATGCTATAAATTACAAAAGCATCTACTCGGCATCGATGCCTACAAACCCTTCAAAGCCTGGTGGTAGCCTTATAAAGAGCGAAAGAGTGAGCGAAAGTGCGAAAGGCTGACGCGAAAATTTCACTCTTTCGCTCATTCACTCTTTCGCTCTTTAATTATGTATGTAATTTTAGTTTACGACATGGGGCAGAAGCGCGTTGGGAAGATGCTCAAGCTCTGTCGGCGTTATTTGAACTGGATTCAGAATTCAGTATTTGAAGGGGAACTGACGGAGGTGCAGTTGAAAGAGCTATTGTATGAGGCAAGGCGCATTATGAACGAAGAAGAGGACAGTCTGATTCTGTTTAAAAACCGGGACCAGAAGTGGCTCGACAAGCAAATTGTAGGGGTAGAACGGCAATCGACAGACGATTTTCTGTAGTGCTTCGTATCGTCGATCCCGCCAAAGCGTTCTTTGACATGCTGGTATTTATAGGCTAAATTGGGGATAATTGGAGCTAATTGGTTGATTTATAGGTGTCGTCGATCGCGGGCTATTTTCCTACTATTGCTGATAGACGATAATTATCTTCCAATCGAGCGGATAAAAAGTGGTATAGGGCGAAGGAAAGCCCTTTTTTTAGTCGTAATTTCACGGCTTCTAATCGTACCTGAGTGGAATTGAAATATGGAGTTTAGGCCCTCCTCGGATTTGATCAGCTCGTCTTCTAATCGTACCTGAGTGGAATTGAAATGCGGGGTAACGGGTGGTAAGCCCGGCACCTACTGGCTTCTAATCGTACCTGAGTGGAATTGAAATTGATATATCGAATTTACTTGAAGCATTTCGGGGTGTACTTCTAATCGTACCTGAGTGGAATTGAAATTTTTTTAGCCCGTTCGGGAATCCGTGGGCCTTTTCTTCTAATCGTACCTGAGTGGAATTGAAATACTTCAGCAGGGCTATGTGTTCTGGTTCTGGAAAACTTCTAATCGTACCTGAGTGGAATTGAAATCCTGGCTAGCTGGACCCGCTTCATTTCTAAGGAGACTTCTAATCGTACCTGAGTGGAATTGAAATGTTGTCCCAAAAGTCAGTGACCATCATACGAAGGGCCTTCTAATCGTACCTGAGTGGAATTGAAATGGCCTGTAGGCAGACGGATTAGGGGCCTGCTTTTGAC
This window of the Spirosoma aerolatum genome carries:
- the cas2 gene encoding CRISPR-associated endonuclease Cas2; the encoded protein is MYVILVYDMGQKRVGKMLKLCRRYLNWIQNSVFEGELTEVQLKELLYEARRIMNEEEDSLILFKNRDQKWLDKQIVGVERQSTDDFL